The Opitutus sp. ER46 DNA window TGGCGGCGATCTGGTGCTTCGAGGCACGAGTCGCGAACACCGGCTTCGAGCGCTTCTATCGCTCGGCGGAGGGTGATATCGCGGCGCTGGCGCCGGCGGCGTTTCGCGCGGTGGGTTCGACGACGCTCGCGACGCTGGCGGAGCGTGCCAATGCGGTCTTCGGGCCGGAGGGTGTGCCCGCCGACCGGGAACGTCGCACCGCGGCGGTCCGCGCCTTGCCGGAGGAGAAGCGTCGGATCTTCGACGAACTCGAGGCGCAGTACGCGGAGTACGGCAACGATCTCGACGAGCGCGTGGAGCTTTACCTGCGCGACCGACCGCGGGCGCGGGCCTGACGCGGGGTCGCGCGACGCGCGGATTGGCTGCGGCGCGCCGTCCGCAGACGAAAGGCGGGCAGGGCGCCGGCGCTCTCGAGCAATGCGAGCGCGCGGGCCTCGGCGCGGCGCATGACGCGCTTCTTCGCCGGCGCGAGATCGTCGTAACCGGCGAGGTGCAGCCAGCCATGCACGAGGTACAACGTGAGCTCGCGGGAGAAATCGCTGGTGGCGTGGGCGCCGTGGCGCGCGTCGCCGGATGGCAGCGTCTGGCGGAACGCGGCGTCGGCGGAGACGCAGATCTCGCCGGCGGTGCCGAGCACCGGGTTACCCTCGAACGTGATCACGTCGGTGATCGTCGGGTCCTGGAGAAATTGGTCGTGCAGTTCGGCGAGGGCGACGTCGGTGAGGAACACGAGTGAGAGCTCACCCTCGTTGCCCAGCACCGAGCCCCGCGTGGCGAGCTCCGCGTGATGGGCGTCGAGCGTCTGAATCACGCGGGCGACCGCCCGGCGGTCGAGCCGGAGTCCAGGATGACGGTTGGCAATGGCGACGGAGCGCATCGGAAAGAGTGAAAGTGAGAGTGAAAGTGAGAGTGGCGATGCGGAATGTGGCGGCTGGAGCAGCGCCGCCGACGTAGCGGGCTGATCGCAAATTTCAGTGTTGGGTGTCCTGGTGACAGCGGCTCAGCCGCCCCCTTTCACTTTCACTTTCACTCTCACTCCGCCGCGGTCACGCCCTCGCCGGCTGGGGCGCGGTTTCGCTCACGGTCGGGTAGGCCATGCGGGCGTGGAGCATGTTCACCAGGGTGAACTGGAAGCTGTTCTTGACGCGCGTGATCTCCTCGAGCGTGAGCGGGGCGTTGTCGAGCTGCCCCTCGGCGATGCGCTCGTTGATGATGCGGTCGATCAGCTCGTGAACCTTCTCGGGGGTCATTTCCCGCAGCGACCGGGCGCTCGCCTCCACGGCGTCGGCCATGCTGATGATGGCGCTCTCCTTGAACACGGGCCGCGGGCCGTCGTAGCGGAACGGCGCCTCGTCGACGATCGCGCGGGTGCCGTTGGCCGCGGGCTGGGCGCGCTCGAGCGCGCGGTGGTAAAAGTAGCGTACGAGGGTGGTGCCGTGGTGCTGCTGGATGACGTCGGCGATCGCGCGCGGCAGGTTGTGCTTGTGGGCGAGGTCGACGCCGTCGGTGACGTGCTGGCGGATGATCCGCGCGGACTCGAGCGGGTCACGGTTGTCGTGCGGGTTGCCGCGCTCGCGTTGGTTCTCGGCGAAGAACTGCGGATTGACGGTCTTGCCGACGTCGTGGAACAGGGCGCAGACGCGGGCGAGCAGCGGGTTGGCGCCGACGACGCTCGCGGCGTTCTCCGACAACTGGGCGACGACGAGCGAATGGTGGTAGGTGCCGGGCGCCTCGAGCTGCATGTGCCGGAGCAGCGGATGGTTGTAGTCGGTCAGCTCGAGGAGGGTGATGTCGGTCGTGCGTTTGAACAGCGTCTCGAGGATGGGCAGGAAGCCCACGACCACCACGCCGGTGAAGAGACCGGTGACCAGGCCGGCGACCATCTGGCGGCCGATCGTGTCGTAGGAGAGCTGGTCGGCGAAGCCGATGAGGAGGGCGAATGCGGCGATCGTGAGGCCGCCGGCGCCACCGGCGCGGACCACGCCGCGGCGGCTGCGGGCGTCGCGCGCGAGGTAGATTGTCACGAGCGACGCGAGGTACGTCATGACGAGCAGGTCGAGCCGGTTGCCGTAGATGACGCCGGTGAAGATCGAGACCAGCAGCGCCATGAAGATGCCGGAGCCGGCGTCGATCAGGATCGCGATGATGAGCGGGGCGATTGCGGTGGGGGCGACGTACGGCAGCGTCGAGGCCCAGGAACCGTCGCGGACGAAGAACTCGGCGCCGCCAAGCGAATAAAGGCCGCGGACGAGCGCGAGGTTGAGGATGACGACGAGGGCGAGCAGGCCGCAGCGGACGTTGTTGCGCAGGGTCTCCGGGTCCTCGATGCGGATGTAGATCAGCGAGGCGACGACCATCGCGAGCACCAAGAGGAGCCGCCGGTAGAGCGTCAGGCCCTCGTGAAACTCGGCGTCGCTGGTGGAGAGGAGGTAGCGCCGGTAAGCGGTGTACATCTCGTACTGCTCGGGCGTCACGCGGTCGCCGGGCTCGATGATGGTCTGGCCGGTGGAGACGGAGACCATGACGGGTTTGACGGCGTTGATCGCGGCGACCTGGCGGGCGCGGGTGGCGGCGCGGTCGAAGACGATGTTGGGGGTGAGGCCGAAGCGGAAGACGCGGAAGACCGCCTGGGTGGCGGGGCGGGAGACGGTG harbors:
- a CDS encoding DUF4375 domain-containing protein gives rise to the protein MIVDLAMQKALDRYHQAGIPGLTEEEKTLAAIWCFEARVANTGFERFYRSAEGDIAALAPAAFRAVGSTTLATLAERANAVFGPEGVPADRERRTAAVRALPEEKRRIFDELEAQYAEYGNDLDERVELYLRDRPRARA
- the ybeY gene encoding rRNA maturation RNase YbeY; the encoded protein is MRSVAIANRHPGLRLDRRAVARVIQTLDAHHAELATRGSVLGNEGELSLVFLTDVALAELHDQFLQDPTITDVITFEGNPVLGTAGEICVSADAAFRQTLPSGDARHGAHATSDFSRELTLYLVHGWLHLAGYDDLAPAKKRVMRRAEARALALLESAGALPAFRLRTARRSQSARRATPRQARARGRSRR
- a CDS encoding HDIG domain-containing metalloprotein, giving the protein MSLRNQLKLLLGGLRARQTGRPPPVAPAAWSEFLERSRLVSALIFIITVAAIVLISSAGVNTLNVPVLPNQVATTHIIATTSFTYESAEKTKAAQNQYADRVPPVYRIDTEPLRRFEIAARALLADLDTFELTHPANAPAPAPLSPAATDRHAELGSIADAFNARGNYHVTPDDVASLLTIEPRLRAAIFENGVATLRDIYAEGVVDSALGGVTPGSAIVFQIQRPNGTIGQRSVQSMEDALTLLRVSLATDTVSRPATQAVFRVFRFGLTPNIVFDRAATRARQVAAINAVKPVMVSVSTGQTIIEPGDRVTPEQYEMYTAYRRYLLSTSDAEFHEGLTLYRRLLLVLAMVVASLIYIRIEDPETLRNNVRCGLLALVVILNLALVRGLYSLGGAEFFVRDGSWASTLPYVAPTAIAPLIIAILIDAGSGIFMALLVSIFTGVIYGNRLDLLVMTYLASLVTIYLARDARSRRGVVRAGGAGGLTIAAFALLIGFADQLSYDTIGRQMVAGLVTGLFTGVVVVGFLPILETLFKRTTDITLLELTDYNHPLLRHMQLEAPGTYHHSLVVAQLSENAASVVGANPLLARVCALFHDVGKTVNPQFFAENQRERGNPHDNRDPLESARIIRQHVTDGVDLAHKHNLPRAIADVIQQHHGTTLVRYFYHRALERAQPAANGTRAIVDEAPFRYDGPRPVFKESAIISMADAVEASARSLREMTPEKVHELIDRIINERIAEGQLDNAPLTLEEITRVKNSFQFTLVNMLHARMAYPTVSETAPQPARA